Sequence from the uncultured Draconibacterium sp. genome:
ATATCCGCGACCCATTATGGAGCGAGCTGACTGGCAAAACCTGAATGGTTTATGGAATTATGCCATTACAGACGCCGGACAAATGCAACCCGCAAATTTTGATGGCGAAATTTTGGTTCCTTTTGCTGTTGAATCAAGTCTTTCGGGCGTTCAGAAAACGGTGGGCGAAAACAAGGAACTGTGGTATCAACGTACTTTTGAAGTGCCTTCTGCGTGGAAAGGCGAAAAAATACTGCTGCATTTTGGAGCTGTAGACTGGAAAGCGGATGTTTGGGTAAACGACATAAAAGTAGGATCACACAAAGGTGGTTACGATGCTTTTACGTTCGATGTAACGCCTTTCTTGAATAAGTCGGAAGAACAAAACCTGGTGGTAAAAGTATGGGATCCATCAGACAAAGGTTATCAACCACGAGGGAAACAAGTGAGCCGACCTGAAGGAATCTGGTACACTCCGGTTACCGGAATCTGGCAAACGGTTTGGTTAGAACCGGTAAACGAAAAACACATCACCGATGTTGTTGCCATTCCAAATATCGACAACGGAAGCTTAAAAGTGGATGTGTCGACCTGTGGAACTGTTTATGGCGATTTTTATGAAGTAATTTTAAAAGATGGAGACAAGGTTGTTTCAAGCCTGAAAACAGTTGTTGGCGAGCCGGTAGAATTAAGCGTTGCTGATGCAAAACTGTGGAGCCCTGAATCGCCGTTTCTGTACGATTTGGAAGTAAAACTCATTAGCAATGGTAAAACCGTTGACGCTGTTGACAGCTATACCGCTATGCGAAAAGTTTCGACAAAGCGTGATAAAAACGGGATTGTACGCTTGCAGTTGAATAACAAAGATTATTTCCAGTTTGGCCCGCTCGACCAGGGCTGGTGGCCCGACGGTTTGTACACTGCTCCAACTGATGAAGCATTAAAATACGACATCGAAAAAACCAAAGATTTTGGCTTCAATATGATTCGTAAACACGTAAAAGTTGAGCCTGCCCGCTGGTACACACATTGCGATGAAATGGGAATTTTGGTATGGCAGGATATGCCTAACGGCGATCATTCTCCACGCTGGCAAAATCGCAAATATTTTGATGGTGCTGAATTGGTGAGATCAGCAGAATCGGAAGCCAATTTCCGCCACGAGTGGAAAGAAATCATGAACGAGCGTATGTCAAATCCATCGATTGTATGCTGGGTACCGTTTAACGAAGCCTGGGGGCAGTTTAAAACCGAAGAGATTGTGGAGTGGACAAAAGCGCACGATCCAAGCCGCGTGGTAAACCCGGCAAGTGGTGGTAACCACTATCAGGTTGGCGATATA
This genomic interval carries:
- a CDS encoding sugar-binding domain-containing protein, with amino-acid sequence MKQIFIVLIFALSALTSVAQWKTAGDKIKTPWAEKIDVNNVLPEYPRPIMERADWQNLNGLWNYAITDAGQMQPANFDGEILVPFAVESSLSGVQKTVGENKELWYQRTFEVPSAWKGEKILLHFGAVDWKADVWVNDIKVGSHKGGYDAFTFDVTPFLNKSEEQNLVVKVWDPSDKGYQPRGKQVSRPEGIWYTPVTGIWQTVWLEPVNEKHITDVVAIPNIDNGSLKVDVSTCGTVYGDFYEVILKDGDKVVSSLKTVVGEPVELSVADAKLWSPESPFLYDLEVKLISNGKTVDAVDSYTAMRKVSTKRDKNGIVRLQLNNKDYFQFGPLDQGWWPDGLYTAPTDEALKYDIEKTKDFGFNMIRKHVKVEPARWYTHCDEMGILVWQDMPNGDHSPRWQNRKYFDGAELVRSAESEANFRHEWKEIMNERMSNPSIVCWVPFNEAWGQFKTEEIVEWTKAHDPSRVVNPASGGNHYQVGDILDLHNYPGPDMYLVDGNRANVLGEYGGIGLALEDHLWATDKNWGYVQFKNSKEVTDKYIEYAEHLIELIKTGFTAAVYTQTTDVEGEINGLMTYDRKVIKLDEARLREINQKVIDALNEK